Proteins encoded within one genomic window of Guyparkeria hydrothermalis:
- the cysM gene encoding cysteine synthase CysM, whose product MLGHRLDQLIGNTPLVRIQRLDPVGAERGNVILGKLEGNNPAGSVKDRAAHSMITRAIERGDLKPGDRLVEATSGNTGIALAMVAATLGLRLTLIMPEHMSVERRQSMAAYGAELKLVSREEGMEGARDLAAAMAARGEGVVLDQFANPDNPRAHYQTTGPEIWQATEGRVTHFVSAMGTTGTIMGTSHYLKEQNPDVQIVGVQPGEGAQIPGIRRWPKEYLPSIFEPARVDRTLDISQDEAEDMTRRLAREEGVLAGISSGGAMAAALKVSAEVENAVIVTIICDRGDRYLSTGVFPAG is encoded by the coding sequence ATGTTAGGTCACCGTCTTGATCAATTGATCGGTAACACCCCGCTGGTGCGCATCCAGCGGCTCGACCCCGTTGGTGCCGAGCGCGGCAACGTGATTCTCGGCAAGCTCGAGGGCAACAACCCGGCCGGTTCGGTCAAGGATCGGGCGGCTCACTCGATGATTACGCGCGCGATCGAGCGAGGCGATCTCAAGCCGGGTGACCGTCTCGTGGAAGCCACCTCGGGCAATACCGGCATTGCGCTGGCCATGGTCGCAGCCACGCTGGGTCTGCGTCTGACGCTGATCATGCCCGAGCACATGTCGGTCGAGCGGCGCCAGTCGATGGCCGCCTACGGGGCGGAGCTCAAGCTGGTATCGCGGGAAGAGGGCATGGAGGGTGCGCGGGATCTCGCCGCGGCCATGGCCGCCCGAGGCGAAGGTGTGGTGCTCGATCAGTTCGCGAACCCGGACAACCCGCGTGCCCACTACCAGACGACGGGCCCGGAGATCTGGCAGGCGACCGAGGGGCGGGTGACGCACTTCGTCTCCGCGATGGGCACCACCGGCACGATCATGGGCACCTCGCACTACCTCAAGGAGCAGAACCCGGACGTGCAGATCGTCGGTGTGCAGCCGGGCGAGGGCGCGCAGATCCCGGGCATCCGCCGCTGGCCGAAGGAATACCTGCCGTCGATCTTCGAGCCCGCTCGCGTCGATCGAACGCTCGATATCTCGCAGGACGAGGCCGAGGACATGACCCGTCGGCTCGCCCGTGAAGAGGGCGTCCTTGCCGGCATTTCCTCGGGCGGGGCGATGGCCGCCGCCCTCAAAGTGTCCGCCGAGGTGGAAAATGCCGTGATCGTCACCATCATCTGCGATCGCGGTGATCGCTACCTGTCCACCGGGGTATTCCCGGCCGGCTGA
- a CDS encoding HD domain-containing protein encodes MTKTANSPIDYFASHPSLVVREALDVAIAAHDGQVRRYTGEPFVLHPVAVAHVASEYERDPLVLAAALLHDVVEDTEVTASDLASRFPASVVRMVLSLTNPSQPTDGDRASRKAIDHAHVVRADSRSQTIKYADVFLNVRSIAQHDPDFAKHVYLPQKASLINRLDRGHPRLRQRVQDCIQELIRNLEENDAAGASGPDCTV; translated from the coding sequence ATGACCAAGACCGCCAATTCGCCGATCGACTATTTCGCTTCGCACCCATCCCTCGTGGTGCGAGAGGCACTTGACGTCGCCATCGCCGCTCATGACGGACAGGTCCGGCGTTACACCGGCGAACCGTTCGTCCTGCATCCTGTCGCTGTCGCGCACGTGGCCTCGGAATACGAGCGCGATCCTCTCGTGCTGGCCGCCGCCTTGCTCCACGATGTGGTCGAGGACACCGAGGTGACGGCATCAGACCTGGCATCTCGCTTCCCCGCCTCGGTCGTACGCATGGTGCTCTCACTGACCAATCCCTCGCAGCCGACGGATGGTGACCGCGCAAGTCGCAAGGCAATCGATCACGCCCACGTCGTCCGGGCCGATTCACGGTCGCAGACGATCAAATACGCCGACGTGTTTCTGAACGTCAGGTCGATCGCCCAGCACGACCCCGACTTCGCCAAGCATGTATACCTTCCTCAGAAGGCCTCACTGATCAATCGTCTTGATCGAGGGCATCCGAGGCTGAGGCAACGGGTTCAGGACTGCATCCAAGAGCTCATCCGCAATCTCGAGGAGAACGACGCAGCCGGGGCCTCGGGCCCCGACTGCACGGTATAA
- a CDS encoding P27 family phage terminase small subunit, with translation MGRHKKPTKLLKLQGRLDPKRAKERAQEPVPAEDLGAAPDHLTNSQKEAWDEISGNAAPGVLTNSDRIAVEIASCLLDELRRSPAEMNASRIARLDSLLGRFGMTPADRSRIKPKEEQATDDPWEQL, from the coding sequence ATGGGACGACACAAGAAGCCGACCAAGCTGCTCAAGCTACAGGGCAGGCTCGACCCAAAACGAGCGAAAGAGCGCGCTCAAGAGCCTGTGCCGGCCGAGGATCTTGGCGCAGCACCAGACCACCTCACGAACAGCCAGAAAGAAGCGTGGGATGAAATCTCAGGCAACGCTGCCCCCGGCGTCCTGACCAACTCAGACCGCATTGCAGTGGAGATTGCCTCCTGCCTGCTCGACGAGCTACGCCGATCGCCTGCGGAGATGAACGCAAGCCGGATCGCTCGCCTCGACTCCCTGCTAGGCCGCTTCGGCATGACACCGGCAGATCGGTCGCGGATCAAGCCGAAAGAGGAACAGGCCACCGATGACCCGTGGGAGCAGCTTTGA
- a CDS encoding response regulator yields the protein MALAALAAPPILLAIDALLAGRPILSPAFLTSIAGWAAAWLAGMAWWMSRRRRQPRPSADETAPSTPASSPEPPSSHLSPASVLELVNQQWVTPLGHIRSAVDKLATMERRLSRCAPATADGEPEPARSLQLMRHASHRLRISIENIIDYHEITAGRMTRTDSRVNLRTTGEDLVTDWQTTAQRDGQVLQFIGYQDLPREIVFDPQMLRRLLDRLLNEVLCNAHLREPAVTLELEDEQENDGGDLIGRFRLTVDGQRAAPDSLAAERLAARLDQSLPESLEGLLVDDLIDIWIIRCISKHLDSALEVVTTGPDRFGFTATFSAPILLGEADSGDRLADQLCGVLCASQQHRRAWQGNLAALGADLQLEPDFGQPVDLLFLDERVVERNRDDPAFNQWISLAGRVIGLSSHLTIRGRPSAPLHWADFTLPLFIRARALSASLERVLVAPAPGPRRSPSRPPARSAPPASATTQPSIEPRRTAKPSRHELYSFAGRTALVIDDDPVYLAHLGQTLGELGFHVLSATNGKQALALADHEDIDIVFTDMHMPDITGAGVARILKKRPRHLETPIVAITANRQGNVHQDLLHSGIERVLTKPVTAGDLLSAIGEFFPLQTHGQSDTQAKTNARDDKGRDPFLMRLLCDELPGYRRLLAQQPDDPDALRHAAHKLRGAAACCQETDLQTLAGKLEESLDRSASASEIQPLIDALIERIDQINAAPACRTSES from the coding sequence GTGGCACTTGCGGCGCTGGCCGCCCCGCCGATACTGCTTGCCATCGACGCCCTGCTCGCGGGTCGCCCGATCCTGTCCCCGGCCTTCCTCACTTCCATCGCCGGGTGGGCGGCGGCCTGGCTGGCCGGCATGGCCTGGTGGATGAGCCGCCGCCGGCGACAGCCACGGCCAAGCGCGGACGAGACAGCGCCGTCTACGCCGGCCAGCAGCCCCGAACCGCCGAGCAGTCACCTCTCGCCGGCATCAGTACTCGAACTGGTCAATCAGCAATGGGTCACGCCGCTGGGACACATCCGCTCGGCGGTCGACAAGCTGGCCACCATGGAACGCCGACTGTCCCGCTGCGCGCCCGCCACCGCCGACGGCGAGCCGGAACCGGCGCGATCGCTGCAACTGATGCGGCATGCCAGCCACCGACTGCGCATCTCGATCGAGAACATCATCGACTACCACGAGATCACCGCCGGTCGGATGACCCGCACCGACAGCCGGGTGAACCTGCGCACCACCGGCGAAGACCTGGTAACCGACTGGCAGACCACCGCCCAGCGCGACGGCCAGGTTCTGCAGTTCATCGGCTATCAGGACCTGCCGCGGGAAATCGTTTTCGACCCGCAGATGCTCCGCCGCCTTCTCGACCGGTTGCTCAACGAGGTGCTCTGCAACGCCCACCTGCGCGAGCCGGCGGTCACCCTGGAGCTCGAGGACGAGCAGGAGAATGACGGCGGCGATCTCATCGGCCGGTTCCGCCTCACTGTCGACGGTCAACGGGCCGCACCCGACTCGCTTGCTGCCGAGCGTCTGGCCGCACGCCTCGACCAGAGCCTGCCGGAGTCGCTGGAAGGCCTGCTCGTCGACGACCTGATCGACATCTGGATCATCCGCTGCATCTCCAAGCACCTCGACTCGGCTCTGGAGGTCGTGACCACCGGGCCGGATCGATTCGGCTTCACCGCCACCTTCAGCGCCCCGATCCTCCTGGGCGAAGCCGACAGCGGCGACCGGCTGGCCGACCAGCTTTGTGGCGTGCTCTGTGCCTCACAGCAGCACCGGCGCGCGTGGCAGGGCAACCTCGCGGCGCTCGGAGCGGACCTCCAGCTGGAGCCGGACTTCGGGCAGCCGGTCGACCTGTTGTTCCTCGACGAGCGGGTGGTGGAGCGGAACCGGGACGACCCGGCGTTCAACCAGTGGATCTCGCTTGCCGGCCGGGTTATCGGTCTTTCCAGCCACCTGACGATTCGCGGTCGCCCGAGTGCCCCGCTGCACTGGGCCGACTTCACGTTGCCGCTGTTCATCCGGGCCAGGGCGCTGTCCGCCTCGCTCGAACGGGTCCTTGTCGCCCCGGCACCGGGACCGCGCCGCAGCCCCTCCAGGCCCCCGGCCCGATCGGCGCCCCCGGCCTCGGCTACCACCCAGCCCAGCATCGAGCCCCGGCGAACGGCCAAACCCTCGCGACACGAGCTGTACTCGTTTGCCGGACGCACGGCCCTGGTGATCGACGACGACCCGGTCTACCTCGCACACCTGGGCCAGACCTTGGGCGAACTCGGCTTCCACGTGCTCTCGGCTACCAACGGCAAGCAGGCACTGGCACTGGCGGATCACGAGGACATCGACATCGTCTTCACCGACATGCACATGCCGGACATCACCGGCGCCGGAGTGGCGCGCATCCTCAAGAAACGCCCGCGCCACCTGGAAACGCCGATCGTCGCGATCACCGCCAACCGGCAGGGCAACGTGCACCAGGACCTGCTGCATAGCGGCATCGAGCGCGTCCTGACCAAGCCGGTGACCGCCGGCGACCTGCTCAGCGCAATCGGCGAATTCTTCCCACTGCAGACGCACGGGCAGTCCGACACCCAGGCCAAGACGAACGCACGTGACGACAAGGGTCGCGACCCGTTTCTCATGCGTCTGCTCTGCGACGAACTGCCCGGCTATCGCCGCCTGCTGGCGCAACAGCCCGACGATCCCGACGCATTGCGTCACGCGGCCCACAAGCTGCGTGGAGCGGCCGCCTGCTGCCAGGAAACCGATTTGCAGACGCTGGCCGGAAAGCTGGAGGAAAGCCTCGATCGCTCGGCATCAGCGAGTGAAATACAGCCCCTGATCGACGCCCTGATCGAGCGGATCGATCAGATCAACGCCGCCCCCGCCTGTCGAACCAGCGAGTCGTGA
- the rlmD gene encoding 23S rRNA (uracil(1939)-C(5))-methyltransferase RlmD has translation MARKTHSNKRIKKKKALPRGEFPAHVESLTLEGRGVAHVGGKATFIGRALPGEDVRFVYRDQRRHFDLGDAVAVERASPERIEPGCPHFHLCGGCAMQHLDPEAQVAHKQQALLDQLSRIGRIEPEQLLEPLTGPIWGYRRMARLGVRYVRKKGRVLVGFREPGSPMIADIDTCPVLDPRVGEKLPAISEMIAGLKACRDIPQIEVGCGDEHCALAFRHMVPLDAADRARLDAFADEHGFAIFLQPGGPETLVPLVEGERDVYPSYRLDDFDVEIRFSPLDFAQVNAEINRRMVRQALDWLEVGPGDRVLDLFAGLGNFSLPLARRAGPAGQVTAVEVDEAMVARGAEWAASNGIDNTRHVVGNLFEPDAALGWMRESYDRVLLDPPRAGAEAMMPVIARMKPRRVVYVSCHPGSLARDVGHLVHEHGWRLVAAGVMDMFPHTAHIESMVVLEPGR, from the coding sequence ATGGCCCGAAAAACGCACAGCAATAAGCGCATCAAGAAAAAGAAGGCGCTCCCGCGGGGCGAGTTTCCCGCGCACGTCGAATCACTGACCCTCGAGGGACGTGGCGTGGCCCACGTCGGTGGCAAGGCCACCTTCATCGGCCGGGCGTTGCCGGGTGAGGACGTGCGTTTCGTCTATCGCGACCAGCGTCGTCATTTCGACCTCGGCGATGCCGTGGCCGTCGAGCGGGCCAGCCCCGAGCGGATCGAGCCGGGTTGCCCGCATTTCCATCTCTGTGGTGGCTGCGCCATGCAGCATCTGGATCCCGAGGCGCAGGTGGCCCACAAGCAGCAAGCGCTGCTCGACCAGCTTTCGCGCATCGGTCGGATCGAGCCCGAGCAGCTGCTCGAACCGCTGACAGGCCCGATCTGGGGCTACCGGCGCATGGCCCGTCTTGGGGTGCGCTACGTGCGCAAGAAAGGCCGCGTGCTGGTCGGTTTCCGCGAGCCGGGCAGTCCGATGATCGCCGATATCGATACCTGCCCGGTACTCGACCCGCGGGTGGGTGAGAAACTGCCGGCGATATCGGAAATGATTGCCGGCCTGAAGGCATGTCGCGACATTCCTCAGATCGAGGTTGGCTGCGGCGATGAACACTGCGCGCTGGCGTTCCGTCACATGGTGCCGCTGGACGCGGCCGACCGCGCGCGCCTGGATGCGTTTGCCGACGAACACGGCTTCGCCATCTTCCTGCAACCCGGTGGGCCCGAAACACTGGTGCCGCTGGTGGAGGGTGAACGCGATGTCTACCCGAGCTACCGTCTCGACGACTTCGACGTCGAGATCCGCTTCTCGCCACTGGACTTCGCCCAGGTCAACGCCGAGATCAATCGGCGCATGGTGCGCCAGGCGCTCGACTGGCTCGAGGTGGGTCCGGGTGATCGCGTGCTCGATCTGTTTGCCGGGCTGGGCAACTTCAGCCTGCCGCTGGCGCGCCGCGCCGGCCCGGCAGGCCAGGTAACGGCGGTGGAAGTCGACGAGGCCATGGTGGCCCGCGGGGCGGAGTGGGCCGCCTCCAACGGCATCGACAACACTCGTCATGTGGTGGGAAACCTGTTCGAGCCGGACGCCGCGCTTGGCTGGATGCGTGAATCGTACGACCGCGTCCTGCTTGATCCACCGCGCGCCGGCGCCGAGGCGATGATGCCGGTCATCGCGCGCATGAAGCCGCGTCGGGTGGTCTACGTCTCCTGCCACCCGGGATCGCTGGCCCGTGATGTTGGCCACCTGGTGCACGAGCACGGCTGGCGGCTGGTGGCCGCCGGTGTGATGGACATGTTCCCGCACACGGCTCATATCGAGTCGATGGTTGTCCTCGAACCGGGACGCTGA
- the hmpA gene encoding NO-inducible flavohemoprotein, producing MMTKDQEHLIETTAPLVAEHIEAITQRFYPLMFDRYPDVKPLFNETNQKSGQQPRALAAAVVTYVQMRGNPEMVRDKMAVAVSKHVSLGIRADQYPIVGECLIAAVADVLGDAVTPEIAEAWTALYWELAELLIEMEDARYAAFESLPGGWRGTRRFRIASMQQESAVIRSFLLEPEDGGAVADFEPGQFIGVRLTIDGEPLYRHYSLSDTPNGRTYRISVKRDPEGRASRHLHDAMKVGDTLDLLPPSGDLTLEQGQEPLLLVSGGVGQTPMLPLARQALAQGRRVVYLHAALDADHHAFGEEIAALRQEHPEQMHAVTIYEHGEGADHAGLIDRDLLARYLPDHQARCYFVGPPPFMTVVDDALETLGVPENRRHYEYFGPSQPLKAA from the coding sequence ATGATGACAAAAGACCAGGAACACCTCATCGAGACGACGGCACCTCTCGTTGCGGAACACATCGAGGCGATCACCCAGCGGTTCTACCCCCTGATGTTCGATCGTTATCCTGACGTCAAACCCCTGTTCAACGAGACGAACCAGAAGAGCGGTCAGCAGCCGCGCGCCCTGGCAGCGGCCGTCGTGACATATGTCCAGATGCGGGGTAACCCCGAGATGGTTCGCGACAAGATGGCCGTGGCGGTGAGCAAGCATGTCTCGCTCGGGATTCGTGCCGACCAGTACCCGATCGTCGGGGAGTGCCTGATCGCCGCCGTCGCCGACGTGCTGGGCGATGCAGTCACGCCCGAGATCGCCGAAGCCTGGACGGCCCTTTACTGGGAGCTCGCCGAACTATTGATCGAGATGGAAGACGCGCGCTACGCCGCGTTTGAATCCTTGCCGGGCGGCTGGCGCGGAACGCGTCGCTTCCGGATCGCCTCGATGCAGCAGGAAAGCGCGGTGATCCGCTCCTTTCTGCTTGAGCCCGAGGATGGTGGCGCAGTCGCGGACTTCGAGCCCGGTCAGTTCATCGGTGTGCGCCTGACCATCGACGGTGAACCCTTGTATCGGCATTACAGCCTGTCTGATACGCCCAATGGGCGCACCTATCGCATTTCCGTGAAGCGCGATCCGGAAGGTCGCGCCAGCCGACACCTCCACGATGCGATGAAGGTGGGCGATACGCTGGATCTGCTGCCTCCGTCCGGGGATCTCACCCTGGAGCAAGGACAGGAGCCGTTGCTGTTGGTCAGCGGTGGCGTGGGCCAGACCCCGATGCTACCGCTTGCACGGCAGGCATTGGCGCAAGGGCGTCGGGTCGTCTATCTGCATGCCGCCCTCGATGCCGATCATCATGCGTTCGGCGAAGAGATTGCCGCGCTACGACAGGAACATCCCGAACAGATGCACGCAGTCACGATCTACGAACACGGAGAGGGTGCCGATCATGCCGGCCTCATCGACCGTGACCTGTTGGCCCGCTACCTTCCCGACCATCAAGCGCGCTGCTATTTCGTTGGCCCGCCGCCGTTCATGACCGTGGTGGACGACGCGCTGGAGACGTTGGGTGTGCCGGAGAACCGGCGCCACTACGAGTATTTCGGTCCGTCACAGCCACTCAAGGCTGCATGA
- a CDS encoding phage major capsid protein, whose amino-acid sequence MDPARKMNAVTELSKLGDQSLSNLLNDTSDPATTDRKELIQKKAELRRGLNALRDEASKSLDKKDFERSDSITDAMHAVGDYIAALDYEIDMQSEVAAVNDDGSDWGTATSNVRPMDHSEKFASIQVGNHSATHAGKFGFGEFVRGMVGQSSSMDVRNALSEGTDSAGGVTVPQHVMSRLIDRMRSKLVTSRAGALSIPLETEKTTIARLASDPTASWRLENAAVAESDPSFEAVQFQARSLACLVKVPQELLQDSVNLEDALLNAFAGSMAVELDRVALFGSGSAPEPLGLVNNPNIGQVSMGTDGAAITDYSPMLDALHDLKAANANEPSAMVMAPRTWRQVAGLTDSTGQPLNPPPAVSEVPMLTSTSVPIDDTQGTSTDASPLIVGDFSQLLIGIRTQLRIRVLQEAFANNLQYGFLADLRADVAVAQPGAFSVIEGITPA is encoded by the coding sequence ATGGACCCGGCTCGCAAGATGAACGCAGTCACCGAGCTGTCCAAGCTTGGCGACCAGTCCCTTTCCAACCTGCTGAACGACACCAGCGACCCGGCTACTACCGACCGGAAAGAACTGATCCAGAAAAAGGCTGAGCTTCGCCGTGGTCTAAACGCCCTTAGAGATGAGGCGAGCAAGTCACTGGACAAGAAGGACTTCGAGCGTTCCGACTCGATCACCGATGCCATGCATGCCGTTGGCGACTACATCGCTGCCCTCGACTACGAGATCGACATGCAATCTGAGGTTGCAGCCGTTAATGACGATGGCAGCGACTGGGGCACGGCAACCAGCAATGTCCGCCCCATGGATCACTCCGAGAAGTTCGCGAGCATCCAAGTAGGCAACCATTCCGCCACGCACGCGGGCAAGTTCGGCTTCGGTGAATTCGTTCGCGGCATGGTCGGGCAGTCCAGTTCGATGGACGTGCGCAACGCCCTGAGTGAAGGCACAGACAGCGCAGGCGGCGTGACCGTGCCGCAGCACGTCATGAGCCGGCTTATCGACCGCATGCGATCCAAGCTGGTGACTAGCAGGGCCGGCGCGCTTTCCATTCCGCTCGAAACCGAGAAAACCACCATTGCCCGGCTGGCAAGCGATCCGACCGCTTCCTGGCGTCTCGAGAATGCGGCGGTCGCCGAGAGCGACCCGAGCTTTGAGGCGGTCCAGTTCCAAGCGCGATCCCTCGCCTGCCTGGTCAAGGTGCCTCAGGAGCTGCTGCAAGATTCGGTGAACCTCGAGGACGCGCTCCTTAACGCTTTCGCCGGCAGCATGGCGGTAGAACTCGACCGAGTCGCCCTGTTCGGTAGCGGTAGCGCACCGGAGCCGCTTGGCCTGGTGAACAACCCGAACATCGGCCAGGTAAGCATGGGCACGGATGGTGCCGCCATCACGGATTACTCCCCCATGCTCGACGCGCTGCACGACCTGAAAGCGGCCAACGCAAACGAGCCGAGCGCCATGGTCATGGCACCGCGCACCTGGCGACAGGTAGCCGGCCTGACCGACTCGACCGGCCAACCGCTCAACCCGCCGCCGGCAGTGTCTGAAGTGCCCATGCTCACGTCGACCTCAGTGCCGATCGACGACACCCAGGGCACTTCGACCGATGCCTCGCCGTTGATCGTCGGCGACTTCAGCCAGCTACTGATCGGCATTCGTACCCAGCTGCGAATCCGAGTCTTGCAGGAAGCGTTCGCGAACAACCTGCAATACGGGTTCCTCGCGGATCTTCGAGCCGACGTGGCGGTCGCTCAGCCTGGCGCGTTCTCGGTCATCGAGGGCATCACTCCGGCCTAA
- a CDS encoding bifunctional diguanylate cyclase/phosphodiesterase, with the protein MEFDSSVLNGGTDQGMIVFLCNTSGRVISASPRADEVFPPESDETLRERLEGRLSLNNSHLLISALIDGEPMSLRGLMDNREVTLGVTPLDEYQRLVVLLESLCAPASLDSLTRLPDRSVMLERVREIQTTGDGGHRLLLVDIDRLKTVNDYLGYHVGDRVIRDLARAMQLMVPEDVMISRWSGHEFMLLIPPRQAERTPQIAENIRKAAAGIHFAPDDDAPHLGTVTVSIGHGSLGPGETSRIQPRDQLSAVNAAVYEAKRTGRDRVVDADHLRQPSVYTTGGALDRAIHEGRIVAATQPIVDLKTGEVVADETLARMITPEGEVIPAGLFIEAASRLQMAHRIDFEIINQTIHNCVTSLTHQPMAHFVNISGDFLQHPELMEKIITNARQACAGLGGEREVKPLVLEMTEREVLDDTADAYSALKPLIDFGLRLALDDFGSGYSSYRYLLDMPFTFLKIEGALVQNMSQSQRAQKIVRHIQAMASDMGLITVAEFIGDQHTADLLRDMGIDWGQGFHFGHPEIVHPEHANARHIVHEI; encoded by the coding sequence ATGGAGTTCGACAGCAGTGTGCTGAATGGAGGAACAGATCAAGGCATGATCGTCTTCCTGTGCAACACCTCCGGGCGCGTGATCAGCGCCAGCCCACGGGCCGACGAGGTCTTCCCGCCCGAGAGCGACGAGACCCTGCGCGAGCGGCTCGAGGGCCGCTTGAGCCTCAACAACAGCCACTTGCTGATCAGCGCGTTGATCGACGGCGAGCCGATGTCGCTGCGCGGCCTGATGGACAACCGGGAAGTCACGCTCGGTGTCACGCCGCTCGACGAGTACCAGCGACTGGTCGTTCTCCTCGAAAGCCTGTGTGCCCCAGCCAGCCTCGACTCGCTCACCCGACTCCCCGACCGGAGCGTGATGCTCGAGCGCGTGCGCGAGATCCAGACCACGGGTGACGGCGGCCACCGGCTGCTGCTGGTCGACATCGACCGGCTCAAGACCGTCAACGACTACCTCGGCTACCACGTAGGCGACCGCGTGATCCGGGACCTGGCCCGCGCCATGCAGTTGATGGTTCCCGAAGACGTGATGATCTCGCGCTGGAGCGGCCATGAATTCATGCTGCTGATCCCACCGAGGCAGGCCGAACGCACACCTCAGATCGCCGAGAACATTCGTAAGGCGGCTGCCGGCATCCACTTTGCACCCGACGATGACGCGCCGCACCTGGGCACTGTCACCGTCAGCATCGGCCATGGCTCCCTCGGCCCCGGCGAGACCAGCCGAATCCAGCCTCGGGACCAGCTCAGCGCCGTCAATGCCGCGGTCTACGAGGCCAAGCGCACCGGCCGCGACCGGGTGGTCGACGCCGATCACCTGCGGCAACCCTCCGTCTACACCACCGGGGGCGCACTCGACCGGGCCATCCACGAAGGTCGCATCGTCGCGGCCACCCAGCCGATCGTCGACCTCAAGACCGGTGAGGTCGTGGCCGACGAGACCCTCGCCCGCATGATCACCCCCGAAGGCGAGGTGATTCCGGCCGGACTGTTCATCGAGGCGGCCTCGCGCCTGCAGATGGCGCACCGGATCGATTTCGAGATCATCAACCAGACGATCCACAACTGCGTCACATCGCTCACCCACCAGCCGATGGCGCATTTCGTCAATATCTCCGGCGATTTCCTCCAGCACCCAGAGCTGATGGAAAAGATCATCACCAACGCGCGTCAGGCCTGTGCCGGTTTGGGCGGCGAACGGGAGGTCAAGCCGCTGGTGCTGGAAATGACTGAGCGCGAGGTACTGGACGACACGGCCGACGCCTACAGCGCGCTCAAGCCGCTGATCGACTTCGGGCTGCGCCTGGCCCTGGACGACTTCGGCAGCGGCTATTCCTCCTACCGCTACCTGCTGGACATGCCCTTCACCTTCCTCAAGATCGAAGGCGCCCTGGTACAGAACATGAGCCAAAGCCAGCGGGCACAGAAGATCGTCCGCCACATCCAGGCAATGGCCAGCGACATGGGTCTGATCACGGTCGCAGAATTCATCGGCGACCAGCACACGGCCGACCTGCTGCGCGACATGGGAATCGACTGGGGCCAGGGCTTCCACTTCGGCCACCCGGAGATCGTGCACCCGGAGCACGCGAACGCCCGGCACATCGTCCACGAGATCTGA